Genomic segment of Longimicrobiaceae bacterium:
GTCGTGCAGTACTACCACCCCGCTGGTGGCCAGGCCGGCGAGCCACTCGCGCAGGTAGCGCTCGGACATACCTGCGAGCCGCGCCAGCTCCTCGCTGGTGACGGGACCGCTGCGCGCCAGGAGATCGAACAGGCCCGCGCGGTGACCGAGGGAAAGGAGCAGCAGGAGTGCTGATCCGTTCAGCGCCTGCAATACGCCTTCGGCGAAAGCTTCGGCGGTAACGGGGGTCGAGGGCGCGGAGCCGGGAGTTGCCGTTGCCTGGTCGTCGGGGATGGTTGCTGCCCTGCTGGACATCGCGGTGCCTCCTGAAAGAGCGATCGAGCGCAGCTACATACCAACTGGTCGGTATGTAACAACTGTCGGTGAAGGAGTCAAGGCTGACGAACGTCCGGAGGCCTGATCGGATCCGCGGCTCGGAAACCAGCTTGAGGGGCGGCCTCGCGGCAATGTCCAGCGAAATCCACGGGGCATGGAGCGAAGGGTGCGACGCCGCCTTCAGGTCAACCGAGGCGAATACACTCCGGGACGCGGTAGGGCGGAACGAAGCAAAGAGTCGCGCTCAAGCCGGTCATCCTACGGGGTCCCTCGCTGTCGCCCAGAACCGCAGAGGCGCCCCGCGCCTTGAAAGATACCGTCCGGTATGCTAACGTGCCTTCATGGCTCGAAACGCAACTGAGACACGGACCGGAATCCTCGACTCGGCGCACGCGCTGGTCATGGAGCAGGGCTTTGCGGCCACCTCGGTGGACGCGATTGTGGAACGTGCGGGGGTCACGAAAGGGGCGTTCTTCCATCACTTCCCGAGTAAGAATGCGCTGGCCCACACCCTGGTGGAGCGCTACGCCGAGCTCGACGAGCGGCAGTTGCGGAATACGCTGGAGCGGGCGGAGCGACTCGCCCGTGACCCGCTCGACCAGCTCCTGCTCTTCGCCGGCTTCCTGGAAGAGTACTGGGAAGCGCATGAGCCCCCCGCTACAGGCTGCCTCTTCGCCTCCTGCCTCTACGAGGCGCAGCTCTTCGACGAGCAGACCCACGGCATCATCCGTCGGGCAATCCTTTCCTGGCGGGAGGCCCTGGCGGACAAGCTTCGCGAGGCCATCCGCCTGCATCCGCCCCGCCTCCCCATCGACCCGGAATCGATCGCCGACCTGGTGACCGTGCTGTTCGAAGGGGCTTTCATCGTTTCCCGCTCGACCGGCGAATCCAGCACGGTCGCCGCCCAGCTACGTCACTTCCGCAACTACCTGGAGCTGCTCTTCGGGAAGGTGAGGTGAGGGGGTGACGGAGTGACGGGGTGAGAAGGTGAGAGGCAGCAAGACAAGAAGACCCGTTCACCTTGTCACCTTGTCACCCCGTCACCAACGTCCACGCCACCGCCTCTGTATCCTACACCACGCCTTGGCTTCAACTCGCTACCAGGAGAATGTCGATGCTGAACCGTCGCCAGTGGCTGGGCCGCACGCTCGGTATGAGCGCGGCGCTCACTCTGGACCTGCGCTGGTTGGAGTCCCTCACCCAGGGCGAGCTCCTGACCCGCGCCATCCCGTCTTCCGGCGAGCGGCTCCCCCTCGTGGGACTCGGTAGCTCCGCGACCTTCTCGCAAGTCGCGCGCAGCGAAGACTACTCGGCGCTGCGCGAGGTGTTGAAGGCACTCGTGGACAACGGCGGGAAGGTCTTCGACACGGCTCCCGGCTACGGGGCCTCGGAGGAGGTGGCCGGCACGATCGCGCGAGAGCTGGGCATCACCGATCGGATCTTCTGGGCCACCAAGGTCAACGCGGCTGGACGTGGTGGGGGGAGAGCCGATCCCGCGGCCGCGCGTGCACAGATTCAGACCTCCTTCGACCGGATCGGCAAATCGCCTATCGACCTCATCCAGGTTCACAACCTGTCGGACGTGCCGACCCACCTGGCGGTGCTGAAAGAGCTCAAGGAGCAGGGGCGGGTGCGTTACATCGGCGTCACCAGCACCAGCGACCGGCAGTACGGGGAGCTGGAGAGCATCATGCGGAACGAGCCGATCGATTTCATCGGGGTAGATTACGCCATCGATAACCGCAACGTCGAAGAGACCATCCTGCCGCTCGCGCAGGAGCGGAAAATCGGGGTCCTGGTTTACCTCCCCTTCGGACGGAGCCGGCTCTGGAGCCGTGTGGAGGGCCGTGAAGTGCCGGAGTGGGCGGCCGAGTTCGATGCCACCACCTGGGCGCAGTTCTTTATCAAGTTCGTCGCTGCTCACCCTGCGGTCACCGTGGTCACCCCGGCAACCAGTCAGGCGCGGCACATGATCGACAACCTCGGTGCCGCTCGCGGAAGGCTACCGGACGAGGCCACCCGACGCAGGATGATCGAACTCGTGGAATCACTCCCCCAGGCGTGATCCTGCGCGCGCGGCGACGGTGGGCTTCCGGGGTGACGCTCTGTCGAACTGGAGGGAAAGATGCGTCCTGGTAGACGATTGCGTGCAGGCGCGGCAGGGTTCGGGCTCCTGGCCGCCTTCGCGCTGCATCAGGCGGCGGAGCGCGCCCCGGCGAGCACCGCGGACACACGGGGGGAGGCAGGCTCAGGAACGATGACGGCGGGTACACAGGAAGGACGTGTCGTCCTGGTCACTGGCTCGACCGGCGGCCTCGGACGGGAAGTGGCGCTGCGGCTCGGAGCGGCCGGCGCGCACGTGATCGTGCACGGCCGCAATGTCGAACGCGGCCGCGAGGTCGTGGAGCAGATCGAAGCTACCGGCAAGGGCAGCGCCCGCTTCTACCCGGCCGATTTCGCATCGCTGGCGGAGGTGCGGCGCCTCGCGGAGGAGATCCGGCGGGACTACGACCGCATCGACGTGCTGGTGAACAATGCGGGGATCTTCCTGCCCGAAGGGGAGCGACAGCTCAGCGAGGATGGCAACGAGCTCCATCTGCAGGTGAACTATCTTGCCGGCTTCCTCCTCACACGGGCGCTGCTGCCGCTGCTCGAGCGCGCCGCGCCCTCCCGGATCGTCAATGTGGCCTCGGGTGCGCAGAGGGCGCTGGATTTCTCGGATCCCAACCTGGAACGCGGCTACGACGGCTGGCGCGCCTACGCGCAGAGCAAGCTGGCCCAGGTGATGTTCACGATCGACCTGGCCGAGGAGCTGAGAGACCGGGGCATCACGGTGGTCAGCCTGCACCCCGCCACCTTCATGGACACCGACATGGTGCGGGAGGCGGGAATCACCCCGAGGTCCACGGTGGACGAGGGCGCGGACGCCGTCATGCACCTGATCGACTCTCCCGACATGCGTAGCGGGCAGTACTTCGAGGGTATGCAGCCCGCCACCCCCGCCGCCCAGGCGCTCGACCCCGAAGCCCGCCAGCGGCTGAGAGAGCTGACCGAACAACTGCTGGATTGAAAGACTACACACCTCTGCGCCCTCCGGCGTCATCCTCCGTGGTCCTCCGCGGTTTGCCGTTAGAAACAGCTAGGAAGCAGAAGGGTCCGGAATCGCTCCCGGACCCTTCTGCGCCGTTTTCAGGCCTCCCCGCCTCAGTGGGCCATCGGCCCGTCCTTCCCTTTGAAGATGGCCACCTCCGGCGTGCCTTCCACATGGATGGTGCCGAGAGCACCCTTCTGTGCCCGGAAGATCGAGTGGTCGACGAAGTGGAAGTCCCCAGGCGCTTCCGCCCTGAACTCGACGATCGCCGCTCCGCCGGCCGGGATCAACGTCGTCTGCACGTTGTGCGATACGGTGGTCCCCCCTTCCTTGTACACGTTATCGAATACCTCTCCGATCACGTGGAAGCTGCTGCTCAGGTTGGGGCCACCGTTGCCGACGTAGAGCCGGACCGTCTCGCCCTTCCGCACCTGCAGCGCGTGGTCGCCCGTCAGCGCCCCCACGCGGCCGTTGAAGACCACGTAGTCGGGAGTCTCCCCCAGGGCCTCCTCCAGATCCAGCGACTGCAGCCCCTTCTCACCGAACTCGCCCGCGGTGTAGAAATCGCCCTGCATCACGTAGAACTCGTGGTCGACCGGCGGCAGGCCCTCCTTCGGCTCCACCAGGATCAACCCGTACATCCCGTTGGCGATGTGCATGCCCACCATGCCCGGCATGGCGCAGTGGTAGACGTAGAGCCCGGGGTTCAGAGCGGCGAACTCGAAGGTTGTGCGGTCACCCGGCATCGTGATGCTCGCCGCGGCGCCCCCGCCGGGGCCAGTCACCGCGTGCAGGTCGATGTTGTGCGGGAACTGACTGTCCTCCGCGTTGATCAGGTTGAAGATCACCCGATCACCCTCGCGAACGCGGATGAAACGTCCCGGCACGGTGCCGCCGAAGGTCCAGAACCGGTAGGTGGTGCCGTCGGCGATCTCCATCTCCTTCTCCACCACCTCGAGGTTCACCTCCACAGTGGTAGGATAATCTCGCGCGATCGGCGGGGGCACCATCGGCGGCGCGGTGAGCGCCGCGACCTCGTGACCCCTCACCTCCGGGGCCACCCGAACCGGAATATCCGCATTGTAGAAGGGGCCGGTTCCCGCACCAGTGAGGCGGAAGCCCATGCTTCCTCCCACCGCCAGCGCCGCAACCACCCCACCCATGACCCAACCGGCCTTGCTGGTCTTCGAACGAATATCCATTTTACCGTCTCCTCGTCTCGTTTTCGTCGCTCTTGGTGAGCGTCCAGCCGGTAGTGCCGGGGGATGTTACGCCGGCTTGCTGTTCCGCTACGGTCGAAATATGCGACGGGACGACGGGGCGGTCTGTCGGCGGGGATGTGATATTTTCGAGGGAACAACCCTCACCGGTGCACGCACAAAAAGAGGGAATTAACCGGACATGCAGGTGCGGTTTTCCGGGGCAGACCAAACCGCACCTGAGTCGCGCCTTTCAATGAAAGGAACCACCCGATGGATCGCGGCAGATTGCCACTTGGGTCCCGGATCTCGCGACGGAGTACCCGGGCGCCTCGATGGACCTGAGGTGTGAGAGTGCGGGAGGGAGAGAGAGTTCGCTCGTACGAGTTCATCGCGGAGACTTTCCGGTCGACCTGAGCTCGCCCAGGCCGACCGGAAAAGCCGCTCCGCTCACGCCTTCACCAGCTCGCCGCGCTTCAGGGCGTTCACCGCGTAATCCGCCGCGCGGGCAGTGAGCGCCATGTAGGTGATGCTGGGATTCACGCACGAGCTGCTGGTCATGCAGGCGCCGTCGGTCACGAAGACGTTCGGCGAGGCCCACACCTGGTTGTAGCCGTTCAGCACCGAGTTCGACGGGTCGCGGCCCATGCGCGCCGTCCCCATCTCGTGGATGCACAGGCCCGGCTCCGCCCCGTAGCTGCCGTCTTCGAAGTTGTCGAAGGTGGTGACGTTGCGGCATCCGGCGGCCTCGAGCATCTCCGCTGCCTGCTGCGCCATGTCGCGACGCATGGCGAACTCGTTGGGTCCCCACGTGCAATTGATCTCGAGCAGGGGGATGCCCCACTGGTCGGTCTTGTCGGAGAGCAGGGCGGTGTTGTCTTCGCGGGGGAGGCACTCGCCCCACGAGCCGATGCTGATCCTCCAGGGTCC
This window contains:
- the nirK gene encoding copper-containing nitrite reductase codes for the protein MDIRSKTSKAGWVMGGVVAALAVGGSMGFRLTGAGTGPFYNADIPVRVAPEVRGHEVAALTAPPMVPPPIARDYPTTVEVNLEVVEKEMEIADGTTYRFWTFGGTVPGRFIRVREGDRVIFNLINAEDSQFPHNIDLHAVTGPGGGAAASITMPGDRTTFEFAALNPGLYVYHCAMPGMVGMHIANGMYGLILVEPKEGLPPVDHEFYVMQGDFYTAGEFGEKGLQSLDLEEALGETPDYVVFNGRVGALTGDHALQVRKGETVRLYVGNGGPNLSSSFHVIGEVFDNVYKEGGTTVSHNVQTTLIPAGGAAIVEFRAEAPGDFHFVDHSIFRAQKGALGTIHVEGTPEVAIFKGKDGPMAH
- a CDS encoding aldo/keto reductase, producing the protein MLNRRQWLGRTLGMSAALTLDLRWLESLTQGELLTRAIPSSGERLPLVGLGSSATFSQVARSEDYSALREVLKALVDNGGKVFDTAPGYGASEEVAGTIARELGITDRIFWATKVNAAGRGGGRADPAAARAQIQTSFDRIGKSPIDLIQVHNLSDVPTHLAVLKELKEQGRVRYIGVTSTSDRQYGELESIMRNEPIDFIGVDYAIDNRNVEETILPLAQERKIGVLVYLPFGRSRLWSRVEGREVPEWAAEFDATTWAQFFIKFVAAHPAVTVVTPATSQARHMIDNLGAARGRLPDEATRRRMIELVESLPQA
- a CDS encoding TetR/AcrR family transcriptional regulator, which codes for MARNATETRTGILDSAHALVMEQGFAATSVDAIVERAGVTKGAFFHHFPSKNALAHTLVERYAELDERQLRNTLERAERLARDPLDQLLLFAGFLEEYWEAHEPPATGCLFASCLYEAQLFDEQTHGIIRRAILSWREALADKLREAIRLHPPRLPIDPESIADLVTVLFEGAFIVSRSTGESSTVAAQLRHFRNYLELLFGKVR
- a CDS encoding SDR family NAD(P)-dependent oxidoreductase, with the protein product MRPGRRLRAGAAGFGLLAAFALHQAAERAPASTADTRGEAGSGTMTAGTQEGRVVLVTGSTGGLGREVALRLGAAGAHVIVHGRNVERGREVVEQIEATGKGSARFYPADFASLAEVRRLAEEIRRDYDRIDVLVNNAGIFLPEGERQLSEDGNELHLQVNYLAGFLLTRALLPLLERAAPSRIVNVASGAQRALDFSDPNLERGYDGWRAYAQSKLAQVMFTIDLAEELRDRGITVVSLHPATFMDTDMVREAGITPRSTVDEGADAVMHLIDSPDMRSGQYFEGMQPATPAAQALDPEARQRLRELTEQLLD